The Podospora pseudocomata strain CBS 415.72m chromosome 1 map unlocalized CBS415.72m_1, whole genome shotgun sequence genome has a segment encoding these proteins:
- the AMT1_1 gene encoding ammonium transporter Amt1 (EggNog:ENOG503NVB7; COG:P), with amino-acid sequence MAANTNNQELSNLPYIPLEPFTGTDPAGGDALVEDLNVWYQAGDISFMIMSTAFVLLMIPGVGFFYSGLARRKSALSLIWLSVMAAAVSTFQWFFWGYSLTFSHSAGPFIGDLSNFGFRNVLAHPSVASSRIPDLLFAVYQGMFSAITIALATGAVAERGRMLPCVIFMFLWLTVVYDAVACWTWNPSGWSNKMGGLDFAGGTPVHIASGAAALAYSMMLGKRRGHGTHELNYRPHNVTHIVIGTVFLWVGWFGFNAGSALAANMRAIMAAVVTNLSACVGGITWCVLDYRLERKWSTVGFCSGVVAGLVAITPGSGYVPVWAAVPCGIMGASFANYATKLKFLLRIDDALDIFAVHGIGGLVGNICTAFFATNTITRLDGVSSIKGGWLDHNWIQLPIQLADSFAGGAYSFVLTCAILFILNLIPGLHLRASEESEILGIDDAEIGEFAYDYVELTREVLNDVEGDNMSSYSAEQPIHQGQGRYGVAISSGMPREKIVNMSMPLTNHRMYGQGSADHAQ; translated from the exons ATGGCCGCTAATACCAACAACCAAGAACTCTCCAACCTACCATACATCCCACTCGAACCCTTCACAGGAACTGACCCAGCAGGAGGCGATGCCCTCGTCGAAGACCTCAATGTCTGGTACCAAGCCGGCGACATCTCCTTCATGATCATGTCCACAGCCTTCGTCTTGCTCATGATTCCCGGCGTTGGCTTCTTCTATTCCGGTCTCGCACGCCGAAAGTCGGCACTCTCCCTCATCTGGCTCTCAGTCATGGCCGCGGCCGTGTCAACCTTTCAGTGGTTCTTTTGGGGCTACTCTCTCACCTTTTCACATTCCGCTGGCCCCTTCATTGGGGACCTCTCCAACTTTGGCTTCCGAAACGTCCTCGCCCATCCCTCCGTTGCCTCGAGCCGCATCCCCGATTTGCTTTTTGCTGTTTACCAAGGCATGTTCTCGGCTATTACCATCGCCCTGGCCACCGGAGCCGTAGCAGAGCGCGGGAGGATGCTTCCATGTGTTATCTTCATGTTTTTATGGCTCACTGTTGTGTATGATGCCGTTGCTTGCTGGACTTGGAATCCATCGGGCTGGTCCAACAAGATGGGTGGGTTGGACTTTGCAGGTGGGACACCGGTTCATATTGCCTCTGGAGCGGCCGCGTTGGCGTATAGTATGATGCTTGGAAAGAGAAGGGGTCATGGCACCCACGAGTTGAACTACCGGCCGCACAATGTGACGCATATTGTCATCGGAACAGTTTTCctgtgggttgggtggtttggtttCAATGCTGGGTCTGCGCTGGCCGCGAACATGAGGGCCATTATGGCGGCCGTGGTGACCAACTTGAGCGCTTGTGTGGGTGGGATTACGTGGTGTGTGTTGGATTACaggctggagaggaagtgGTCGACGGTTGGATTTTGCTCGGGGgttgtggctgggttggtggctATTACGCCTGGTTCTG gTTACGTCCCAGTCTGGGCCGCCGTACCATGCGGCATCATGGGCGCCTCTTTTGCCAACTACGCCACCAAGCTCAAGTTCCTTCTCCGCATTGACGACGCTCTCGATATCTTTGCTGTTCACGGCATCGGTGGTCTCGTCGGCAACATTTGCACCGCTTTCTTCGctaccaacaccatcacccgcCTCGACGGTGTCTCCTCTATCAAGGGTGGCTGGCTCGATCACAATTGGATCCAGCTCCCTATTCAGCTTGCCGACTCTTTTGCCGGCGGTGCCTATTCTTTCGTTTTGACCTGTGCTATCCTCTTCATTCTTAACCTCATCCCTGGACTCCATCTCCGCGCAAGTGAAGAGAGCGAGATCCTCGGTATTGATGACGCCGAAATCGGCGAGTTTGCCTACGACTATGTTGAGCTGACCAGAGAAGTCCTCAATGACGTCGAGGGTGACAACATGAGCTCTTACAGCGCTGAGCAGCCTATtcaccaagggcaagggcgaTATGGTGTTGCTATCTCGAGCGGGATGCCGAGGGAGAAGATTGTGAACATGAGCATGCCGTTGACGAACCACAGGATGTATGGACAAGGGTCGGCTGATCATGCTCAATAG